The following proteins are co-located in the Fusobacteria bacterium ZRK30 genome:
- a CDS encoding 3-methyl-2-oxobutanoate dehydrogenase subunit VorB, with product MSKVLMKGNEAVGAAAIKAGCKYFFGYPITPQNEIPEYMSKKLPEVGGEFVQAESEVAAINMVYGAAGSGARVMTSSSSPGMALKQEGISYLAGAELPAVIVNMMRGGPGLGGIQPAQSDYFMSVKGGGNGDYFMPVYAPASIQETVDLIQEAFDVADQYRTPVMVVADGMIGQMMEPVEFKEMPHRKLEDKTWSTDGTKEERKPNVINSLFLDAQDLEDHIIRLEEKYNLMEENECRWEEYKLEGAEIVIAAYGTTARIVKNAIDALEKDGIKVGLIRPITLWPFPKKAFDHIDSTTTNVLTVEMSRGQMIEDVRLALNGKLPTAFFGRTGGVIPTPAGVVEAVKKLVGGAK from the coding sequence ATGTCTAAAGTACTTATGAAAGGTAACGAAGCAGTCGGTGCAGCAGCTATTAAAGCTGGATGTAAATATTTCTTCGGTTATCCTATCACACCACAAAATGAAATTCCAGAATATATGTCTAAAAAACTTCCTGAAGTTGGAGGAGAGTTCGTTCAAGCTGAATCTGAAGTAGCTGCTATAAACATGGTTTATGGTGCTGCAGGATCTGGAGCAAGAGTAATGACTTCATCTTCTTCACCTGGTATGGCACTTAAGCAAGAGGGAATCTCTTACTTAGCTGGAGCAGAATTACCAGCTGTTATAGTAAATATGATGAGAGGGGGTCCTGGTTTAGGAGGGATTCAACCTGCTCAATCTGACTACTTTATGTCAGTTAAAGGTGGAGGTAATGGAGACTACTTCATGCCGGTATATGCACCTGCATCTATCCAGGAAACAGTTGACCTAATTCAAGAAGCTTTTGATGTAGCTGACCAATACAGAACTCCAGTTATGGTAGTTGCTGATGGAATGATCGGTCAAATGATGGAACCAGTTGAATTTAAAGAGATGCCTCATAGAAAATTAGAGGACAAAACATGGTCAACTGATGGAACTAAAGAAGAGAGAAAACCTAATGTTATTAACTCTTTATTCTTAGACGCTCAAGATTTAGAAGATCACATCATTAGATTAGAAGAAAAATATAACTTAATGGAAGAAAATGAATGCAGATGGGAAGAATATAAGTTAGAAGGTGCTGAAATAGTAATCGCTGCTTATGGAACTACTGCTAGAATTGTAAAAAATGCTATCGATGCCTTAGAGAAAGATGGAATTAAAGTTGGACTAATCAGACCAATTACATTATGGCCATTCCCTAAGAAAGCATTTGATCACATAGATTCTACTACAACTAATGTATTAACAGTTGAGATGAGTAGAGGACAAATGATCGAAGATGTTAGATTAGCTTTAAATGGTAAATTACCTACTGCATTCTTTGGAAGAACTGGTGGAGTTATTCCAACTCCTGCTGGCGTTGTAGAAGCAGTTAAGAAACTTGTTGGAGGTGCTAAATAA
- a CDS encoding 4Fe-4S binding protein has product MAKGIVSFNADRCKGCQLCVSVCPVKIIELDRTTTNSKGYNPAHVSEANKDKCIGCAQCGLMCPDSVITVERN; this is encoded by the coding sequence ATGGCTAAAGGAATAGTTAGTTTTAATGCAGATCGTTGCAAAGGTTGTCAACTATGTGTGTCTGTCTGTCCAGTTAAGATAATTGAATTAGATAGAACCACTACAAACTCAAAGGGGTATAACCCGGCTCACGTAAGTGAAGCAAATAAGGATAAATGTATCGGTTGTGCTCAATGTGGTCTTATGTGTCCAGATTCTGTTATCACAGTTGAAAGAAATTAA
- a CDS encoding ATP-binding protein, with protein MLKDNRIRIICGHYGSGKTEFAINYSLALKASQDKVAIADMDVVNPYFRSREKAEILREQGIKVIYSSIEGTALDIPAVSGEVETLIVGNEWNLILDVGGDNVGARALARHSKEIRPDDYDMFFIINAYRPETQNAEDVIAHLQAVEKTTGIKVTGLVNNTHMMRKTTLEDVLFGQKVSEEVSKKLNLPIKYISCIEEVEKQLPQELKDICITTSLIMRENWMS; from the coding sequence ATGCTAAAAGATAATAGAATTAGAATTATTTGTGGTCACTACGGAAGTGGAAAAACCGAATTTGCAATCAACTATTCTTTGGCTCTTAAGGCGTCTCAAGACAAAGTTGCCATTGCTGATATGGATGTAGTTAATCCCTATTTTAGAAGCAGGGAGAAAGCTGAAATTTTAAGAGAACAGGGAATCAAAGTTATATACAGTTCTATCGAGGGAACAGCTCTTGATATTCCTGCTGTCAGTGGAGAAGTTGAAACATTGATCGTAGGTAATGAATGGAACTTAATTTTGGATGTTGGAGGAGATAATGTAGGAGCTAGAGCTTTGGCACGTCACTCTAAGGAAATTAGACCTGATGATTATGATATGTTCTTCATCATCAATGCTTATAGACCTGAAACACAGAATGCCGAAGATGTTATAGCTCACTTACAGGCTGTAGAAAAAACTACTGGAATCAAGGTTACCGGCCTTGTAAATAATACTCATATGATGAGAAAAACTACATTGGAAGATGTTTTATTTGGTCAAAAAGTTTCTGAGGAAGTTTCTAAAAAATTGAATCTTCCAATTAAATATATATCGTGTATCGAGGAAGTAGAAAAACAGCTCCCTCAAGAATTAAAAGATATCTGTATCACTACCTCTCTAATCATGAGAGAAAATTGGATGAGTTAA